One Paraburkholderia aromaticivorans genomic region harbors:
- a CDS encoding NAD(P)/FAD-dependent oxidoreductase — MTSAADQQPPPIRTDVLIVGAGPVGLFAAFEAGVIGLSCQIVDGLDKVGGQCIELYPDKPIYDIPAIPSCTARELVERLLAQCKPFDPPIHLEQRVESVEQNDNGRWTVRTDRGLVFDVAAILLAAGNGAFVAQKLALAEAVPLESRHVHYSVPRLADFADKVVVVAGGGDSALDWALALRKVARRVTLVHRRSGFSAADSSVESMRRAVEAGEMDFIVGAIAGLDVEGDALKSITLRHIQGETQLAAEHLVALYGLVADLGPIAQWGLSIHAGRVDVDTSNYESSRPGIFAVGDIANYPNKQKLILSGFHEASLALRRAYSYAYPDKKRVHVHSSYDAKLAEKVSAAG, encoded by the coding sequence ATGACTTCCGCCGCAGACCAACAACCGCCGCCGATCCGCACCGACGTCCTGATCGTCGGCGCCGGCCCCGTGGGGCTTTTCGCCGCTTTCGAGGCGGGCGTGATCGGCCTGTCCTGCCAGATCGTCGACGGGCTCGACAAGGTCGGCGGCCAGTGCATCGAGCTCTATCCGGACAAGCCGATCTACGACATTCCCGCCATTCCGTCGTGCACCGCGCGTGAACTGGTCGAGCGCCTGCTGGCGCAATGCAAGCCGTTCGATCCGCCCATCCATCTCGAACAACGGGTCGAGTCGGTCGAACAAAACGACAACGGACGCTGGACAGTACGTACCGATCGCGGCCTCGTGTTCGATGTCGCGGCGATCCTGCTGGCCGCCGGCAACGGCGCATTCGTGGCGCAAAAGCTGGCGCTGGCCGAAGCCGTGCCGCTGGAGTCGCGCCATGTGCACTACAGCGTGCCACGTCTCGCGGACTTCGCCGACAAGGTCGTGGTGGTGGCGGGCGGCGGCGATTCCGCGCTCGACTGGGCGCTGGCGCTACGCAAGGTCGCGCGCCGGGTGACGCTGGTGCATCGGCGCAGCGGTTTCAGTGCGGCTGATTCGAGTGTCGAGTCGATGCGGCGCGCGGTCGAGGCGGGCGAGATGGACTTCATCGTCGGCGCGATTGCGGGGCTCGACGTCGAAGGCGATGCATTGAAGTCGATCACGTTGCGACATATCCAGGGCGAGACGCAACTCGCGGCCGAGCATCTCGTCGCGCTATACGGGCTCGTCGCCGATCTCGGGCCGATCGCGCAATGGGGGCTATCGATTCACGCCGGGCGCGTCGATGTGGATACGTCGAACTACGAGAGCTCGCGGCCCGGCATCTTCGCGGTCGGCGACATCGCCAACTATCCGAACAAGCAGAAGCTGATTCTGTCGGGTTTTCATGAGGCGTCGCTGGCGCTGCGCCGCGCGTACTCGTACGCTTATCCGGACAAAAAGCGTGTGCACGTGCATTCCAGTTACGACGCGAAGCTGGCGGAAAAGGTTAGTGCCGCCGGGTGA
- a CDS encoding carboxymuconolactone decarboxylase family protein, translating to MEQRLDFYKANPAAIKALIGVEERIGKSALEKSLTELVRLRASQINGCAYCVDMHTTDARKGGETDRRLATVVVWRETPFFTDRERAALEWTEALTLVSQEHVPDAVWEAVRPHFSDEELVDLTLLVSAINAWNRFAISFRKLPA from the coding sequence ATGGAACAACGTCTCGACTTCTACAAAGCCAACCCCGCCGCGATCAAGGCCTTGATCGGAGTTGAAGAACGCATCGGCAAATCGGCCCTCGAAAAATCGCTGACCGAACTGGTTCGTCTGCGCGCCTCGCAGATCAATGGCTGCGCATACTGCGTCGACATGCACACCACCGACGCCCGCAAGGGCGGCGAAACCGACCGCCGTCTGGCAACCGTGGTGGTCTGGCGCGAAACGCCGTTCTTCACGGACCGGGAACGCGCCGCGCTCGAATGGACGGAAGCGCTGACGCTGGTATCGCAAGAGCATGTGCCCGACGCGGTTTGGGAAGCGGTGCGCCCGCACTTCAGCGACGAAGAACTGGTCGATCTGACGCTGCTGGTCTCCGCGATCAACGCATGGAACCGCTTCGCGATTTCGTTCCGCAAGCTGCCGGCCTGA
- a CDS encoding methyl-accepting chemotaxis protein, which translates to MTKNLTINLRIAITIAFLGALLIATGVLGILGMNESNEAQRDAYTVHFASVVALGKSGTAMSRARFGLDWAMSNPHSPQLNTQLERARMLLGDSDKWWNSFRDLPKTPELQRLTDDLDMKRTAVRRDGIDKLIEAIRTGDASWMDESRANHLIGLYTAMNASQGALEDYLNQQASDASERSAALFHTLLVACIGSILVGLTVAFISWRTLRRAIMAPLNDALRQFDAIAAGELTTHVPIRSNDEMATLLRGVASMQDKLGATVTTVRAGSHSIASSTQQIAAGNLDLSQRTEEQAASLEETAAAMEQLTSTVQLNAENAHHASELALRASEMAARGRTSVGSMVETMRVIHAGSSKMTGIITAIEGIAFQTNILALNAAVEAARAGEEGRGFAVVAGEVRSLAQRSAAAAKEIGSLIAESTSRVESGAGLVNDAGDTMQDIEAAIGRVARIVGEIAAASKEQSEGIKQVSLAVTQMDEVTQHNAALVEESAATANSLADQARQLSELTAAFKVASDAAQREPAF; encoded by the coding sequence ATGACCAAGAATCTGACCATCAATCTACGGATCGCGATCACCATCGCGTTTCTCGGCGCGCTGCTGATCGCCACCGGCGTGCTCGGCATTCTCGGCATGAACGAAAGCAACGAGGCGCAGCGCGACGCCTACACGGTCCATTTCGCCTCGGTCGTCGCGCTCGGCAAATCGGGCACGGCCATGTCGCGGGCGCGTTTCGGACTCGACTGGGCAATGAGCAACCCGCACTCGCCGCAGCTGAATACGCAACTCGAGCGTGCGCGCATGCTGCTCGGCGATTCGGATAAATGGTGGAACAGCTTCCGCGATCTGCCGAAGACGCCCGAATTGCAGCGCCTCACCGACGACCTCGACATGAAGCGCACCGCCGTGCGCCGCGACGGCATCGACAAACTGATCGAGGCGATCCGCACGGGCGACGCGAGCTGGATGGACGAAAGCCGCGCGAATCATCTGATCGGTCTTTACACGGCGATGAACGCGAGCCAGGGCGCACTGGAGGACTATCTGAACCAGCAGGCGAGCGACGCCAGCGAGCGTTCGGCTGCGCTCTTTCATACGCTGCTGGTCGCGTGCATCGGCAGCATTCTGGTGGGGCTGACGGTTGCGTTCATCAGTTGGCGCACGTTGCGCCGCGCGATCATGGCGCCGCTGAATGACGCGTTGCGCCAGTTTGACGCAATCGCCGCCGGCGAACTGACGACTCACGTGCCGATTCGTTCGAACGACGAAATGGCGACCCTCTTGCGCGGCGTCGCGTCGATGCAGGACAAACTCGGCGCCACCGTCACCACCGTGCGAGCCGGTTCACATTCGATCGCGTCGTCGACGCAGCAGATCGCCGCCGGCAATCTCGATCTGTCGCAACGCACGGAGGAACAGGCCGCGTCGCTCGAAGAAACCGCGGCGGCGATGGAGCAGCTCACGTCGACCGTGCAGTTGAACGCGGAGAACGCGCATCACGCGAGCGAACTCGCGTTGCGTGCCTCGGAGATGGCCGCGCGCGGGCGCACTTCGGTCGGCAGCATGGTGGAGACGATGCGCGTGATTCACGCGGGTTCGTCGAAAATGACCGGCATCATTACCGCGATCGAAGGCATTGCGTTTCAGACCAATATCCTCGCGCTGAACGCCGCCGTCGAAGCGGCGCGCGCAGGTGAGGAAGGGCGCGGTTTCGCGGTGGTGGCGGGCGAGGTGCGCAGTCTCGCGCAGCGTTCGGCGGCGGCCGCGAAGGAAATCGGCTCGCTGATCGCGGAGTCGACTTCGCGTGTCGAGAGCGGCGCGGGGCTCGTCAATGACGCGGGCGATACGATGCAGGACATCGAAGCCGCGATCGGGCGTGTGGCGCGTATCGTCGGCGAGATTGCGGCGGCGTCGAAAGAACAGAGCGAGGGCATCAAGCAGGTGAGCCTCGCCGTCACGCAGATGGACGAGGTCACGCAGCACAATGCGGCGCTGGTCGAGGAAAGCGCGGCGACCGCGAACTCGCTCGCGGATCAGGCGCGGCAATTGAGCGAATTGACCGCGGCCTTCAAAGTCGCGAGCGATGCGGCGCAGCGCGAACCCGCTTTCTAA
- a CDS encoding LysR family transcriptional regulator codes for MLNPIWLKTFSTVAACHSFTEAGRRLDLTQSSVSEHIRRLEQSVGRRLFVRDTHSLAMTPDGEAMLAHASVILQALARAESQFRAPRLKGRVRLGSSDDVALGPLPTVLAAFRDAHPDVELEITIGMTGKLYELLDAGAIDLLVGKRRLGDRRGVPLFTGRLEWLARAGTLVDLSQPLPLILVAEPSVTRAVVLDALAEAGFSWQLVCTSSSHAGCIAAARGGLGITVRPQYLAARGLAAPLNMASLPTLPSVEFIALAAKRLSRPAGTLLQLLHDSDLRGSWIGE; via the coding sequence ATGCTCAATCCCATCTGGCTCAAGACTTTTTCGACCGTCGCGGCCTGCCACAGCTTCACCGAAGCGGGGCGGCGGCTCGACCTGACGCAATCGAGCGTCAGCGAACACATCCGGCGGCTCGAACAGAGCGTCGGCCGGCGCCTTTTCGTGCGCGACACCCATTCGCTCGCGATGACGCCGGACGGCGAAGCCATGCTCGCGCACGCCAGCGTGATTCTGCAGGCGCTCGCGCGGGCCGAATCGCAGTTTCGCGCGCCGCGTCTGAAAGGCCGCGTGCGGCTCGGTTCGTCGGACGATGTCGCGCTCGGCCCGTTGCCTACGGTGCTGGCCGCGTTTCGCGACGCGCATCCGGATGTCGAGCTGGAAATTACCATCGGCATGACCGGTAAGCTGTATGAACTGCTCGACGCCGGCGCGATCGATCTGCTGGTCGGCAAGCGGCGTCTCGGCGACCGGCGCGGCGTGCCGCTCTTCACCGGGCGGCTGGAGTGGCTGGCGCGCGCCGGCACGCTGGTCGATCTGAGCCAGCCGTTGCCACTGATTCTGGTTGCCGAGCCGAGCGTGACGCGAGCCGTCGTGCTCGACGCGCTCGCCGAGGCGGGCTTTAGCTGGCAGTTGGTGTGCACGAGCAGCAGCCACGCCGGTTGCATCGCGGCCGCGCGCGGCGGGCTCGGCATTACGGTTCGTCCGCAGTATCTGGCGGCGCGGGGTCTCGCGGCGCCCTTGAACATGGCGAGTCTGCCGACGCTGCCGTCGGTGGAATTCATCGCTCTGGCGGCGAAGCGGCTTAGCCGGCCGGCGGGCACGCTGCTGCAATTGCTGCACGACAGCGATCTGCGCGGGTCGTGGATCGGAGAGTAA
- the mdtD gene encoding multidrug transporter subunit MdtD, which translates to MTKDSSQTALLWIVAAGFFMQSLDTTIVNTALPSIANSLHVAPLAMQPIVVAYTLTMAMLTPASGWLADRFGTRRVYFAAILVFVLGSICCASAHTLGQLVMARVLQGVGGSMLLPIGRLAVLRSVTGDQYVAALAFISVAGQLGPIAGPTLGGWFVQAITWHWIFLINVPIGAVGLYAVQRFLPSHGETKAPPFDFVGCGLLSLCMIAFSLAVDAPAPTHRAAWSVALFALAAVTALAYIPHARRSVNPLFKLSLFREPNFSVGLIGNLVCRIGSSAVPFLVPLLLQLQLGYSPLHSGLMMLPAALAGTVAKRWIAPLVRRYGYDTFLLVNTIIVGSSIVAFALITRGTPLVVEIAILAVFGAANSMQFAAMNSVTLKDLSHEDAGSGNSLFSMVQMLAIGLGVSIGGGLVNLFSVQAGSAALGFRLAFVCVGVITLVSAWVFRHLDEAPASPAVRGQATQGAGR; encoded by the coding sequence ATGACCAAGGATTCTTCCCAGACCGCTTTGCTCTGGATCGTCGCCGCCGGCTTTTTCATGCAGTCGCTCGACACGACGATCGTCAACACCGCGCTGCCGTCGATTGCCAACAGCCTGCACGTCGCGCCGCTCGCGATGCAGCCGATCGTGGTCGCCTACACCCTGACCATGGCGATGCTCACGCCCGCATCCGGCTGGCTCGCCGACCGCTTCGGCACGCGGCGCGTCTACTTCGCGGCCATTCTCGTGTTCGTGCTCGGCTCGATCTGCTGCGCGAGCGCGCATACGCTCGGCCAACTGGTCATGGCGCGCGTGCTGCAAGGCGTAGGTGGCTCGATGCTGCTGCCGATCGGGCGGCTCGCCGTCCTGCGTAGCGTCACGGGCGACCAGTATGTCGCGGCGCTCGCGTTCATTTCGGTGGCCGGGCAACTCGGGCCGATCGCCGGCCCGACGCTCGGCGGCTGGTTCGTTCAGGCGATCACGTGGCATTGGATCTTCCTGATCAACGTGCCGATCGGCGCCGTGGGTCTGTACGCGGTGCAGCGGTTTTTGCCATCGCATGGCGAAACAAAGGCGCCGCCGTTCGACTTCGTCGGCTGTGGGTTGCTCTCGCTGTGCATGATCGCGTTCTCGCTCGCCGTCGACGCGCCCGCGCCCACGCACCGCGCGGCATGGTCAGTGGCGCTGTTCGCGCTCGCCGCCGTGACCGCGCTCGCCTACATTCCGCATGCGAGACGCAGCGTCAACCCGCTCTTCAAGCTGTCGCTCTTTCGCGAACCGAACTTCAGCGTCGGCCTGATCGGCAACCTGGTGTGCCGCATCGGTTCGAGCGCCGTGCCGTTTCTCGTGCCCTTGCTGCTGCAATTGCAACTGGGTTACTCGCCGCTGCATTCCGGTCTGATGATGCTGCCCGCGGCTCTCGCCGGCACCGTCGCCAAACGCTGGATCGCGCCGCTCGTGCGCCGCTACGGCTACGACACGTTTCTGCTGGTCAATACGATCATCGTCGGTTCGTCGATCGTTGCGTTCGCACTGATTACGCGCGGCACGCCGCTCGTGGTCGAGATCGCCATTCTGGCCGTGTTCGGCGCGGCCAACTCCATGCAATTCGCGGCGATGAACAGCGTCACGCTCAAAGACCTCTCGCATGAAGATGCCGGCAGCGGCAATAGCCTTTTTTCGATGGTGCAGATGCTGGCCATCGGGCTGGGCGTGTCGATCGGCGGCGGGCTGGTGAATCTCTTCTCGGTGCAAGCCGGATCGGCCGCGCTCGGTTTTCGGCTCGCCTTCGTGTGCGTCGGCGTGATCACGCTGGTGTCGGCGTGGGTGTTTCGTCACCTCGACGAAGCGCCTGCCTCGCCCGCGGTGCGCGGGCAAGCGACTCAGGGCGCGGGCCGCTAA
- a CDS encoding SDR family NAD(P)-dependent oxidoreductase has product MSRIFITGSADGLGQMAARLLVDRGHQVVLHARSAARADEALQAVPQAEAALIGDLSSIAATEALAEQVNRLGRFDAVIHNAAVGYQEPRRIATVDGLPHVFAVNTLAPYILTALIQKPKRLVYLSSGLHRSGDASLDDLAWEQRPWRGTAAYSDSKLHDALLAFAMARRWPQVLSNALEPGWVATKMGGPGAPDDLQAAPKTQVWLAVSDEPAATVSGAYFYHMKRCETHPAVRDVAVQERLIEACAGFSGIRLPD; this is encoded by the coding sequence ATGTCGCGTATTTTTATTACCGGTTCCGCCGATGGTCTCGGTCAAATGGCCGCGCGTCTGCTAGTCGATCGCGGCCATCAGGTGGTGTTGCATGCGCGCAGCGCCGCGCGCGCCGATGAAGCGTTGCAAGCCGTACCGCAAGCGGAAGCCGCGCTGATCGGCGACCTGTCGAGTATCGCGGCCACGGAAGCGCTCGCGGAGCAGGTCAACCGGCTAGGCCGTTTCGATGCGGTGATCCACAACGCGGCGGTCGGCTATCAGGAGCCACGCCGGATCGCCACCGTCGACGGCTTGCCGCACGTATTCGCGGTCAATACACTGGCGCCGTACATTCTCACCGCCTTGATCCAGAAGCCGAAGCGGCTCGTTTATCTGAGCTCGGGCCTGCATCGCAGCGGCGACGCGAGCCTCGACGATCTGGCCTGGGAGCAGCGCCCCTGGCGGGGCACGGCGGCATATTCGGACTCGAAACTGCACGACGCGTTGCTGGCGTTCGCGATGGCGCGGCGCTGGCCGCAGGTGTTGTCGAATGCGCTGGAGCCGGGTTGGGTCGCGACGAAAATGGGCGGTCCGGGCGCGCCGGACGATTTGCAGGCCGCCCCGAAAACCCAGGTGTGGCTCGCCGTCAGCGACGAGCCGGCGGCCACCGTCAGCGGCGCGTACTTCTATCACATGAAGCGGTGCGAGACGCACCCGGCGGTGCGCGACGTTGCCGTTCAGGAGCGTTTGATCGAGGCTTGCGCGGGATTTTCCGGCATCCGCTTGCCGGACTGA
- a CDS encoding LysR family transcriptional regulator — protein MPFDERMLNGMGVLTAIVDCGSFAAAGEMLDMSQSGVSRSVARLEARLGIRLFDRTTRSVTLTDEGRRFYEQIVPLLGGLEEAAASAAQGATAVRGRLRVNMDPFFSRLVLGPRLGGFIDKHPDLQLELITRDQMGDLVGDGFDLAIRFGDPPVSTLIARKLLDTRILTVAAPSYLKKHGHPVNPAELESGKHVCIKFRDPLTGYPFSWEFHRGRKKIVITPQGRLTVNDVGTLHSVCTAGQGVAQILSLGAESLMASGKLVELFPDWGDEVYPLYALYPSRHHPPAKVRAFYDFIVSLTGSAPRETVA, from the coding sequence ATGCCATTTGACGAGCGCATGCTGAACGGCATGGGCGTCTTGACGGCGATCGTCGATTGCGGGAGTTTTGCGGCAGCCGGCGAAATGCTCGACATGTCGCAATCCGGGGTGAGCCGTTCGGTCGCGCGGCTCGAAGCGCGTCTGGGCATCCGGCTCTTCGACCGCACCACGCGCTCGGTCACGCTGACCGACGAAGGCCGGCGCTTCTACGAACAGATCGTGCCGCTGCTGGGTGGACTCGAAGAAGCGGCGGCTTCCGCCGCGCAGGGCGCGACCGCCGTGCGCGGACGTTTGCGCGTGAACATGGATCCGTTCTTTTCGCGCCTCGTGCTCGGGCCGCGGCTGGGCGGCTTTATCGACAAGCATCCCGATTTGCAACTCGAACTGATCACCCGCGACCAGATGGGCGATCTGGTCGGCGACGGATTCGATCTCGCGATCCGTTTCGGCGACCCGCCGGTGTCGACGCTGATCGCGCGCAAACTGCTGGACACGCGGATTCTCACCGTGGCCGCGCCGTCGTATCTGAAGAAGCATGGACACCCGGTGAATCCGGCCGAGCTCGAAAGCGGCAAGCATGTCTGCATCAAGTTTCGCGATCCGCTCACGGGCTACCCGTTCAGTTGGGAATTTCATCGCGGCCGCAAGAAAATCGTGATCACGCCGCAGGGTCGTTTGACCGTGAACGACGTGGGCACGCTACACAGTGTCTGCACGGCGGGCCAAGGCGTCGCGCAGATTCTCTCGCTCGGCGCCGAGTCGTTGATGGCGAGCGGAAAGCTCGTCGAGCTATTTCCCGATTGGGGCGACGAGGTTTATCCGCTGTATGCGCTCTATCCTTCGCGGCATCATCCGCCGGCGAAGGTCCGGGCGTTTTACGATTTCATCGTGTCGCTCACGGGCAGCGCGCCGCGCGAAACGGTGGCTTGA
- a CDS encoding DUF1488 domain-containing protein, translating to MSLNFPNPSRSYDASHHCVNFWGYDNAREIAFTVNRSVISNLSPSVGSDEPAVLAAFDQHREQILTLARGLYLGGPQNRYTIS from the coding sequence ATGTCCCTCAACTTCCCGAATCCCAGCCGCAGCTACGACGCCTCTCATCACTGCGTGAATTTCTGGGGCTACGACAATGCGCGCGAAATCGCTTTCACCGTCAACCGTTCGGTGATTTCGAATCTGAGCCCGAGCGTGGGCTCCGACGAACCGGCCGTGCTTGCCGCGTTCGACCAGCATCGCGAGCAGATTCTCACGCTAGCGCGCGGCCTGTACCTCGGCGGCCCACAGAACCGCTACACGATTTCCTGA
- a CDS encoding glycosyltransferase family 2 protein: MSISSTLTHRPRVSICLPTCDRPELIATCIDSCLAQSYDDLEIVIGDDSKDTHTEQLVAARYAHEPRVRYVKNQPPLGQARNVASLFGRASGDKILLIHDDDLLTTDSVEKLVSLWTLHPQLDVAFGDQYEADHRGAIDFEASANLNAAFRRTKDAEGLQSLPGRTGLIQMFPNNGWMANAKLVKRIGYQEGYGVCCDFVFGTELCLAAREVFYLHDYVSVYRKTASSISHSTRGTAVAATVSAYAFVKALKLPAQLEPSRKLALRRLAPIVVSVHARNRRALAGFKVAFTHLFAYNYGLSTRLYYHLLMLARGALSVPRQAVAAGAVAAVAAAPVVAADPAAVVKELVSEMVSDRSEPV; encoded by the coding sequence ATGTCCATCTCCTCGACTCTCACTCACCGCCCCAGAGTCTCCATCTGTTTGCCGACCTGCGATCGTCCTGAGCTGATCGCAACGTGCATCGACTCGTGCCTCGCGCAGAGCTACGATGATCTGGAGATCGTGATCGGCGACGACTCGAAAGACACGCACACCGAGCAGTTGGTCGCGGCCCGTTACGCGCACGAACCGCGCGTGCGCTATGTGAAAAATCAGCCGCCGCTCGGCCAGGCGCGCAACGTCGCGAGCCTGTTCGGGCGCGCAAGCGGCGACAAGATCCTGCTGATCCACGACGACGACCTGCTCACCACGGACAGCGTCGAAAAGCTCGTGTCGCTATGGACGCTTCACCCGCAACTTGACGTGGCATTCGGCGACCAGTACGAAGCCGATCACCGCGGCGCCATCGACTTCGAGGCGAGCGCGAACCTGAACGCCGCATTTCGGCGTACGAAGGATGCCGAAGGCCTGCAGTCGCTGCCGGGCCGAACCGGTCTGATCCAGATGTTTCCGAATAACGGCTGGATGGCCAACGCCAAACTCGTGAAGCGGATCGGCTACCAGGAAGGGTACGGCGTGTGCTGCGACTTCGTGTTCGGCACCGAGCTCTGTCTCGCCGCGCGCGAGGTGTTCTATCTGCACGACTATGTCTCGGTGTATCGAAAGACGGCAAGCTCGATCTCGCATAGCACGCGCGGCACAGCGGTCGCGGCAACGGTCAGCGCGTACGCGTTCGTCAAGGCGTTGAAGCTGCCGGCGCAGCTGGAGCCGTCGCGCAAGCTGGCGTTGCGCCGTCTCGCGCCGATCGTGGTGTCGGTTCACGCCAGAAATCGTCGGGCGCTCGCCGGGTTCAAGGTCGCCTTCACGCATCTGTTCGCGTACAACTACGGCTTGAGCACACGGCTTTACTATCATCTTCTGATGCTTGCGCGTGGCGCGCTGAGCGTGCCTCGGCAGGCCGTCGCGGCGGGCGCGGTTGCCGCGGTGGCGGCCGCGCCCGTTGTTGCCGCGGATCCGGCCGCCGTAGTGAAGGAACTCGTCTCCGAAATGGTAAGCGATCGTTCGGAACCGGTCTGA